One genomic window of Paeniglutamicibacter sp. Y32M11 includes the following:
- a CDS encoding class E sortase: MTRFATPSRPKATVRQRLMGGFGEILITLGILLILFVGWELWWTNLDADRAQSQVTSEFLKDLTVAAPNFSDAPEKNPNQNPNENSNEGDEQGEEQSKDFGPAPITAIPGGETFGIFYIPRFGSNFAHPVTNGVGMDVLNTVGIGHYPDTQSPGELGNFAVAAHRQTHGQVFWDIDKFQDGDKIYLQTRKGFYTYEWRSTEIVSPSAGDVLFPVPHRPGVKPTTSILTMTSCHPPFTTRMRIIAYSELESWRPADAGAPAEIADLVQKTMGN, from the coding sequence ATGACACGATTCGCAACGCCGTCGCGGCCCAAAGCGACCGTCAGGCAGCGACTCATGGGCGGATTCGGTGAAATTCTCATCACCTTGGGGATCCTGCTGATTCTCTTTGTTGGGTGGGAACTCTGGTGGACAAACCTCGACGCCGACCGCGCGCAATCTCAGGTGACGTCGGAGTTTTTGAAGGACCTCACCGTGGCAGCGCCGAACTTCAGCGATGCGCCGGAGAAGAACCCAAATCAGAACCCGAACGAAAACTCTAACGAGGGTGATGAGCAAGGTGAAGAGCAGAGCAAGGACTTCGGACCTGCTCCCATCACCGCGATTCCGGGCGGGGAAACCTTCGGTATTTTCTATATCCCACGATTCGGATCCAACTTTGCCCACCCCGTGACCAACGGCGTGGGCATGGATGTGCTGAACACCGTGGGTATCGGGCATTACCCGGACACCCAGTCACCTGGAGAACTCGGAAACTTTGCCGTTGCGGCGCACCGGCAAACCCACGGGCAGGTCTTTTGGGACATCGACAAATTCCAAGACGGTGACAAGATCTACTTGCAGACACGCAAGGGCTTCTACACCTACGAATGGCGTAGTACGGAAATTGTTAGTCCTTCCGCCGGTGATGTGCTCTTCCCGGTACCGCATCGGCCGGGGGTCAAGCCAACGACGTCCATCCTCACCATGACTAGTTGTCACCCGCCATTTACTACCCGTATGCGCATCATCGCGTACTCGGAGCTCGAATCGTGGCGGCCTGCCGATGCCGGCGCCCCGGCTGAAATTGCCGACTTGGTGCAAAAGACGATGGGTAACTAG
- a CDS encoding aminodeoxychorismate/anthranilate synthase component II, whose protein sequence is MNAPKILVIDNYDSFVYTLVGYLQELGAETTVIRNDDLALSEVIELAEARDGVLVSPGPGTPAEAGVSIEMVKWCGSHNKPMLGVCLGHQALAEAYGGVVTHAEELMHGKTSPVFHTEHPIFANIPSPFTATRYHSLAAVRSSIPAMLEITAATENGVIMGLAHREAPLWGVQFHPESVLTEGGYQMLGNWLESMGLIGAAQQASTLSPLIRGIGA, encoded by the coding sequence GTGAACGCCCCCAAGATCCTGGTGATCGATAACTACGACAGCTTTGTCTATACCCTGGTGGGATATCTACAGGAGCTGGGTGCCGAAACCACTGTCATCCGCAACGACGATCTCGCACTCTCCGAGGTCATCGAATTGGCTGAAGCTCGTGACGGGGTCTTGGTTTCCCCCGGACCCGGCACACCGGCGGAGGCCGGGGTCAGCATCGAGATGGTCAAATGGTGCGGGTCTCATAACAAGCCCATGTTGGGTGTCTGTCTGGGGCATCAGGCCCTTGCCGAGGCCTATGGCGGAGTAGTCACTCACGCCGAGGAACTCATGCACGGCAAGACCTCACCGGTCTTCCACACCGAGCACCCGATCTTTGCAAATATTCCTAGCCCATTTACCGCAACGCGGTACCATTCGTTGGCCGCTGTGCGGTCTTCCATCCCCGCGATGTTGGAGATTACCGCCGCAACGGAAAATGGTGTCATCATGGGGCTCGCTCACCGTGAGGCCCCGTTGTGGGGTGTGCAGTTCCACCCCGAATCTGTTCTTACCGAAGGTGGTTACCAAATGCTCGGTAACTGGTTGGAATCGATGGGATTGATCGGTGCTGCACAGCAGGCATCCACCCTTAGCCCACTGATCCGCGGCATCGGGGCCTAA
- the pknB gene encoding Stk1 family PASTA domain-containing Ser/Thr kinase codes for MSEERILNGRYTVGELIGRGGMADVHLGVDQVLGRKVAIKLLRAEMARDPMVQARFRREAKAVAGLNHPNIVSVFDTGEEAHEFSGSTVNLPFIVMEYVRGRTLRDIIKAGEMTRDLAVEYVLGVLEALAHSHSMGIVHRDIKPANIMVTERGALKVMDFGIARALADSSSTMTQTQTVVGTAQYLSPEQARGESVDARTDLYSTGCLLYELFTGRPPFTGDSPVSVAYQHVGEKAPEPSALVPELDPIFDAVVLKALAKDREDRYDDAQAFGVALINACQGIALSPEELTASLPHAADQSAAAQDLATMATPALVSLASSPGSNSGDVQHTGNLEPVGEQNQHWAQPPMWEQSLKRELDERRAKSKRSWTIAISVILVFAMLVSGLFFYNWMRAEAERNAPVAVPTLTEMTQAKAESTLKTLQLVPKVENVFDEDVASGLVVASDPMTAVEVRKGSTVRLMVSKGPEALKLPKTLAGQSEAGARQILADMGFSIGSVSRVNDPDIPTDWLVGTTPEIGKQVKVGTTIDLILSTGEVTVPQLINLTMDEAKSKLDDPEIKLQITKVEEEDSAAKPGTIINQSPESGTTTDQGGTVTVTVAVKPAEPTPTPTPTPSETPAETPAETPTTPPASSNTSSTPEPSTKAKPSKPAKASKNPKAD; via the coding sequence GTGAGTGAGGAACGGATACTGAACGGGCGCTACACGGTGGGGGAACTCATCGGACGTGGCGGGATGGCCGACGTGCACCTGGGCGTAGACCAGGTGCTGGGGCGCAAGGTTGCCATCAAATTGCTGCGTGCCGAAATGGCGCGTGATCCCATGGTCCAGGCGCGCTTCCGGCGAGAGGCCAAGGCCGTTGCGGGACTAAATCACCCGAACATCGTTTCGGTCTTTGATACCGGCGAGGAAGCCCACGAATTTTCCGGATCCACGGTTAACTTGCCCTTCATTGTGATGGAATACGTTCGCGGCCGAACCCTGCGCGACATCATCAAGGCCGGGGAAATGACCAGGGATCTGGCCGTCGAGTACGTCCTTGGGGTGCTCGAGGCACTTGCCCACTCACATTCCATGGGTATTGTTCACCGCGATATCAAGCCCGCGAACATCATGGTCACCGAGCGCGGTGCTCTAAAGGTCATGGACTTCGGCATCGCCCGGGCCCTGGCCGACTCATCCAGCACCATGACCCAAACCCAGACCGTGGTGGGCACCGCCCAATACCTCTCACCCGAACAGGCCCGTGGGGAGAGCGTTGATGCTCGCACCGACCTGTACTCCACCGGTTGCCTGCTGTATGAACTGTTCACCGGTCGCCCGCCGTTCACCGGCGATTCCCCCGTCTCTGTTGCCTACCAGCATGTTGGGGAGAAGGCACCGGAACCCAGTGCGTTGGTTCCAGAGCTGGATCCCATCTTTGATGCCGTGGTCCTCAAGGCCTTAGCCAAGGACCGTGAGGACCGCTACGATGACGCGCAGGCGTTTGGTGTCGCCCTCATTAACGCCTGTCAAGGCATCGCACTGTCACCCGAGGAGCTCACGGCTTCGCTACCGCATGCCGCTGACCAATCTGCGGCTGCTCAGGATCTTGCCACCATGGCTACTCCGGCGCTGGTTTCCTTGGCTTCATCCCCTGGATCGAATTCTGGGGATGTTCAGCACACCGGAAATCTTGAGCCCGTCGGCGAGCAGAACCAGCATTGGGCCCAACCGCCGATGTGGGAACAAAGCCTGAAGCGTGAACTCGATGAGCGTCGGGCAAAGTCCAAGCGCTCCTGGACCATCGCTATTTCCGTCATCTTGGTTTTCGCGATGTTGGTCTCTGGATTGTTCTTCTACAACTGGATGCGTGCGGAAGCCGAAAGAAATGCTCCCGTTGCCGTACCAACACTCACCGAAATGACTCAGGCCAAGGCCGAATCAACCCTAAAAACACTGCAACTGGTGCCCAAGGTTGAAAACGTCTTCGACGAGGATGTCGCCAGTGGGCTGGTGGTGGCAAGCGATCCAATGACCGCCGTAGAAGTCCGTAAGGGCAGCACAGTGCGGTTGATGGTTTCTAAGGGTCCAGAGGCGCTCAAGCTCCCCAAGACACTGGCTGGTCAGTCCGAGGCCGGAGCCCGCCAAATCCTCGCGGATATGGGGTTTTCCATCGGTTCGGTATCTCGGGTGAATGACCCCGACATTCCCACCGACTGGTTGGTGGGAACCACCCCGGAGATCGGCAAGCAGGTCAAGGTCGGAACCACGATTGACTTGATCCTCTCGACGGGAGAGGTGACGGTACCTCAGCTGATCAATCTCACGATGGACGAAGCAAAGAGCAAGCTTGATGACCCCGAGATCAAGTTGCAGATCACCAAGGTAGAGGAAGAAGACAGCGCCGCTAAACCCGGCACCATCATCAACCAGAGTCCGGAAAGTGGGACAACCACTGACCAGGGCGGAACCGTCACCGTCACGGTGGCGGTGAAGCCGGCCGAGCCGACGCCCACTCCTACGCCAACACCCAGCGAGACGCCAGCGGAGACCCCTGCGGAGACACCCACTACTCCGCCGGCATCCAGCAACACTTCTTCCACGCCGGAGCCGAGCACGAAGGCCAAACCAAGCAAACCTGCGAAGGCCTCGAAGAATCCGAAGGCCGACTAG
- a CDS encoding protein kinase, which produces MRPISGITLGGRYKLTERIAIGGMGEVWKARDQVLGRLVAIKILKEEYTGDPGFLQRFRVEARHTALLNHNGIASVFDYGEEESSAYLVMELVPGPPLSTVIERERVLSPDRTLSIISQTAKALAAAHVQGLVHRDVKPGNLLMLPDGRVKITDFGIARIADQVPLTATGQVMGTAQYLAPEQATGQQATGSSDIYALGVIGYELLAGRRPFTGESQIAIALAQVNDTPPPLPENIPLPVRSLVMSMLAKDPADRPANADALAVAADAIRAGNPETATLAVPGMLLFSGSDASTQAMSQTPMTLGNQTVALPPVDSSAPAPTTNALPQVPVSGAQSGAESGNFDSVMGASQHWEDEPAGDYEPVYAEEPAPERKRRSPWTTPLIALIILVVLALLGAWLLPILTSSNTPETSQSPVVTSSGPESSAPTTEASSETPSETPTPTPTPTRSSPTSSAPVATTVSVPNLFSMDGEQAAAALEELGLKPNEGEAQESDLARGTVIGQSPRVGVKVEEGTTITYILSLGPPEPTSTPTPTPTTPSPSETPAETSSTPSTETTATTATTPPPSPSSGAAKSTGQPPVNN; this is translated from the coding sequence GTGAGGCCAATTTCGGGAATCACCTTGGGCGGTCGGTACAAGTTGACCGAACGTATTGCTATCGGGGGCATGGGCGAGGTGTGGAAGGCCAGGGACCAGGTCCTTGGTCGCTTGGTGGCGATCAAGATCCTGAAGGAGGAATACACCGGCGACCCCGGATTCCTCCAGCGCTTCCGCGTTGAGGCTAGGCACACCGCGCTGTTGAACCACAACGGGATTGCCAGCGTCTTTGATTACGGTGAAGAAGAGAGCTCGGCGTACCTGGTCATGGAACTGGTACCCGGCCCGCCGCTTTCTACCGTCATCGAACGTGAACGCGTGCTTTCTCCGGACCGCACCCTCTCGATCATCTCGCAGACCGCCAAGGCTCTTGCCGCCGCCCACGTTCAGGGACTGGTACACCGCGACGTGAAGCCGGGTAACTTGTTGATGTTGCCCGACGGACGGGTAAAGATCACCGACTTCGGTATTGCCCGCATCGCCGACCAGGTCCCGCTGACGGCAACTGGTCAGGTCATGGGCACCGCCCAGTACTTGGCTCCCGAGCAGGCTACTGGCCAGCAGGCCACCGGTTCCTCCGACATCTATGCCCTCGGCGTGATCGGCTACGAGCTGCTCGCCGGGCGTCGTCCGTTCACCGGCGAGTCACAGATCGCAATTGCCCTGGCCCAGGTCAATGACACCCCACCCCCGCTGCCGGAAAACATTCCGCTGCCGGTGCGCTCCTTGGTGATGTCGATGCTGGCCAAGGATCCCGCCGATCGGCCGGCCAACGCCGATGCCTTGGCCGTGGCAGCCGATGCCATTCGTGCGGGTAATCCCGAGACGGCTACGCTTGCTGTCCCCGGAATGCTCCTCTTCTCCGGCTCGGATGCCTCCACCCAGGCCATGAGCCAGACCCCCATGACGCTGGGTAATCAAACCGTTGCTCTTCCGCCGGTCGATTCGTCCGCGCCGGCTCCCACCACCAACGCACTGCCTCAGGTTCCGGTTTCAGGAGCCCAGAGCGGCGCGGAGAGCGGCAACTTCGATTCCGTCATGGGTGCCTCCCAGCATTGGGAAGACGAACCAGCCGGTGACTACGAACCTGTATACGCAGAAGAACCCGCACCAGAGCGCAAGCGCCGCAGTCCTTGGACCACGCCCTTAATCGCGCTGATCATCTTGGTTGTCCTAGCGCTCCTAGGTGCCTGGCTGCTGCCCATCCTCACCAGCTCTAATACCCCTGAAACCTCCCAGAGCCCGGTAGTTACCTCCTCCGGCCCCGAGTCATCGGCGCCAACCACGGAGGCTTCCTCGGAGACCCCTTCGGAGACACCGACGCCAACACCCACTCCAACGAGGTCCAGTCCCACTTCCAGCGCGCCGGTTGCGACCACGGTATCGGTTCCCAACCTCTTCAGCATGGATGGCGAACAGGCCGCGGCGGCGTTGGAGGAGCTGGGCCTGAAACCTAACGAGGGCGAGGCACAGGAAAGCGACCTGGCTCGCGGTACCGTCATTGGCCAGAGCCCGCGCGTCGGTGTCAAGGTCGAAGAGGGCACCACGATCACCTACATCCTGTCGCTGGGCCCCCCGGAGCCAACATCGACGCCAACGCCCACGCCAACAACTCCGTCTCCGTCCGAAACCCCGGCGGAAACCTCCTCGACTCCAAGCACCGAGACCACGGCGACTACTGCGACAACGCCTCCACCATCGCCGAGCTCCGGTGCTGCCAAGTCCACCGGCCAGCCGCCGGTAAATAACTAG
- a CDS encoding penicillin-binding protein 2: MNQAIRNTWIAVMLLFVLSLGSLSYVQFFAAKDLSENALNNRQLFKEFDLPRGAILVDGKPIAESVPSDGQFDYQRVYTDPELYSHLTGFYSLSNSSTQLESKMNDVLTGNSQDLFFDRMINLFTGKANEGASVELTIDGDLQKYVYGLIPDGTRGTIIVSEPKTGNILAMASKPSYDTNLLAVHSSSKAADNMSKLLKVDGLSPYRNPAIGNLTAPGSTFKIFDMVAALESGKYTADTMLDNPAKVTLPGTNTQLGNFYGGNCAAQTKATLAFIVAQSCNTPFVKMSQDLGAETYQDVTERFGFGQQVEIPMSVVPSVFPSELNAAQLGQSVIGQFDVKTTAMQMNMAAMGIANDGVIMEPNLIKQVIAPDLRVLSESKPKAFSTATTKDVADKVTDLMRGPVKSGTAVRAQVPGLDIAAKTGTSQIGDSDLVNSWITGFAPADDPQVAVTIVFEKIDFTTGSSLTSPNMKKILEAVFNQ; this comes from the coding sequence ATGAATCAAGCCATCCGTAACACCTGGATCGCGGTGATGCTGCTGTTCGTGTTGAGCCTCGGGTCGCTGAGCTACGTTCAGTTCTTCGCAGCCAAAGATCTCAGTGAAAATGCCCTTAACAACCGGCAGCTGTTTAAGGAATTTGATCTCCCTCGCGGGGCCATCCTGGTTGACGGCAAGCCCATCGCCGAGTCTGTCCCCTCCGATGGCCAATTCGACTACCAGCGCGTTTACACGGATCCGGAACTCTACTCACACCTGACCGGCTTCTACTCGTTGAGCAACTCGTCAACGCAGCTTGAATCTAAGATGAACGATGTTTTGACCGGCAACAGTCAGGATCTGTTCTTCGACCGGATGATCAACCTCTTTACCGGCAAGGCCAATGAGGGCGCTTCCGTTGAGTTGACCATCGATGGGGACCTGCAAAAGTACGTTTATGGTCTGATTCCCGACGGCACCCGCGGAACGATCATCGTTTCCGAGCCGAAGACCGGCAACATCTTGGCCATGGCATCAAAGCCAAGCTATGACACCAACCTGTTGGCCGTCCACAGCTCGTCCAAGGCTGCTGACAATATGTCCAAGCTGCTCAAGGTTGATGGTTTGAGCCCCTACCGGAATCCTGCGATCGGCAATCTCACGGCGCCGGGCTCAACATTCAAGATTTTTGACATGGTTGCCGCCCTTGAATCTGGCAAATACACGGCGGACACCATGCTTGACAACCCGGCAAAGGTAACGCTCCCAGGCACCAATACGCAGCTAGGGAACTTCTACGGCGGCAATTGCGCAGCTCAAACGAAGGCAACCTTGGCGTTCATCGTGGCGCAGAGTTGCAACACCCCGTTTGTGAAGATGAGCCAAGACCTTGGGGCCGAAACCTACCAAGACGTCACCGAACGCTTCGGCTTCGGACAGCAGGTCGAGATTCCGATGAGCGTTGTCCCCAGCGTTTTCCCGAGTGAACTGAACGCAGCACAGCTCGGACAGTCAGTCATCGGCCAGTTCGACGTAAAAACCACCGCCATGCAGATGAACATGGCTGCCATGGGTATCGCCAATGACGGGGTCATTATGGAGCCGAACTTGATCAAGCAGGTGATCGCCCCCGATCTTCGGGTGCTTTCGGAAAGCAAACCCAAGGCGTTCAGCACCGCCACCACGAAGGACGTCGCGGACAAGGTCACCGATCTGATGCGTGGCCCGGTTAAGAGCGGTACCGCGGTGCGAGCACAGGTTCCTGGGCTGGATATCGCAGCTAAGACCGGTACTTCACAAATTGGCGACTCCGATCTGGTGAACTCCTGGATCACTGGGTTCGCTCCGGCGGATGACCCGCAAGTGGCCGTGACGATTGTTTTTGAAAAGATTGATTTCACAACTGGTTCCTCGTTGACCAGTCCCAATATGAAGAAAATTCTAGAGGCGGTGTTCAACCAGTGA
- a CDS encoding FtsW/RodA/SpoVE family cell cycle protein, which translates to MSELETTPVSRRNMELLLLLLALAVAMAAYYLVGINSDGGMSQEFISQGLILAALSLVFHVILRIWAKYADPVILPVTVALNGIGLAMIHRIDLARTTDAAFRQILWTGVAMVIAMIVLWAIRDHRVLRRFTYIALAASVLLLLLPLIPGLGVIINGARIWVRVGSVLSFQPGELAKITLAIFFAGYLSSNRELILLAGRKFGPLQLPRARDLGPMVVAWLVSIGVLVIQRDLGSSILFFGLFMVMIYVATARVSWIVIGVLMLAGGGTFAYLTMSHVTRRINGWLNAFDPEIFHAQGGSSQIVEGLFGLANGGLLGTGLGNGSPYMVPLANSDMIVASLGEELGLIGLSAIVLCYLILVSRGMRAALGSRDTFGKLLATGLSFTVGLQCFVVIGGVTRLIPLTGLTTPFMAAGGSSLLSNWIIVALLLLISHNSRRPILSGVSATAEVATRAPRSGGLFGKRKESQR; encoded by the coding sequence GTGAGCGAGTTGGAAACCACGCCCGTCTCCAGGCGAAATATGGAGCTGCTGCTTTTGCTGCTCGCCCTGGCCGTTGCCATGGCTGCCTACTATTTGGTGGGCATCAACAGCGATGGTGGCATGAGTCAGGAGTTCATCAGCCAAGGCCTCATCTTGGCCGCTCTGTCCCTTGTTTTCCACGTGATTCTGCGGATCTGGGCCAAGTATGCCGATCCGGTAATACTTCCGGTGACTGTTGCCCTTAACGGCATTGGTCTAGCCATGATCCACCGAATCGACCTGGCGCGCACGACCGACGCCGCCTTCCGCCAGATCCTGTGGACGGGCGTCGCAATGGTGATTGCCATGATCGTTTTGTGGGCCATCCGCGATCATCGCGTACTGCGTCGCTTCACTTATATCGCCTTGGCCGCTTCGGTCCTGTTGCTGCTGCTTCCACTGATCCCAGGCTTAGGCGTCATCATCAATGGTGCTCGGATCTGGGTCCGCGTGGGTTCGGTCCTGTCCTTCCAGCCCGGCGAATTGGCGAAGATCACCCTGGCAATATTCTTTGCCGGCTATCTTTCCTCAAACCGCGAGCTGATCCTGCTTGCCGGCCGAAAGTTTGGCCCCCTGCAGCTGCCTCGAGCCCGAGATCTCGGCCCCATGGTTGTCGCTTGGCTGGTCAGCATCGGTGTTCTGGTGATCCAACGTGACCTTGGTTCGTCGATCCTGTTCTTCGGCCTCTTCATGGTGATGATTTACGTTGCCACAGCGCGCGTGAGCTGGATCGTCATCGGCGTGCTCATGCTGGCAGGCGGCGGAACCTTTGCCTACCTGACCATGAGTCACGTGACCCGACGCATCAACGGCTGGCTGAACGCCTTTGATCCCGAGATATTCCATGCACAAGGCGGCAGTAGTCAGATCGTTGAGGGGCTTTTCGGGCTCGCTAACGGCGGATTGCTGGGCACCGGGCTGGGTAATGGCAGCCCCTATATGGTGCCGCTGGCCAACAGTGACATGATCGTCGCGTCTTTGGGCGAGGAGCTGGGACTCATTGGCCTCAGTGCCATCGTCCTGTGTTATCTCATTCTGGTCAGCCGCGGTATGCGTGCAGCCCTGGGATCCCGGGACACCTTCGGCAAGCTCTTGGCCACCGGATTGTCTTTCACCGTCGGCCTGCAGTGCTTTGTGGTGATTGGCGGTGTCACCCGGTTGATCCCGTTGACCGGCCTCACCACACCCTTCATGGCTGCCGGCGGTTCATCGTTGCTATCGAACTGGATCATTGTTGCCTTGCTGCTCTTGATTTCTCATAATTCCCGCAGACCGATCCTTTCCGGTGTCTCGGCCACCGCCGAGGTCGCCACCAGGGCCCCGCGCAGCGGCGGCTTGTTTGGCAAGCGAAAGGAGTCACAGCGATGA
- a CDS encoding PP2C family serine/threonine-protein phosphatase — MLKFAARSDVGKVRSKNDDSGYVGRYLAVVADGMGGHVGGDVASASTVLDLVHLDLPETPDPETVLPDEIQAANLVLNELVNANPKLSGMGTTVTAMLLTGDVLQFAHIGDSRAYRLKNGVFEQISHDHTFVQRLVDEGRLRPEEAEIHPHKNVLLRVLGDSDASPELDVAKYPVQVGERWMLCSDGLNAVVPDSITERIMRGTASLEETVEDLVETTLAHGSPDNVTIVVFEIVEDSPENVLEPETQADGFAEPAPDTGQLTIAVGGDLEASAALIRHEMSKRPHLLVGSAELATKTGNLPIVTQRSGEKRAAAILTHKTPDEQSAAGNNAAATATFRQRRWLVPTFLALMTLILAVVCGWGYLWTQTQYFVGNQDGHVAIFRGVAQDLGPIKLSHVDSVTDIPLDALPVYTQQRIKTAIPAPDLAHAQTMVNELLVTAKQRCPVIVPENPQAAGNVPVLPPYCQEITP, encoded by the coding sequence ATGCTGAAATTTGCGGCGCGCAGCGATGTTGGCAAGGTGCGTTCCAAAAACGACGACTCCGGCTATGTGGGCCGCTATCTGGCTGTCGTGGCCGATGGTATGGGTGGCCACGTCGGTGGCGATGTCGCCAGCGCCTCGACGGTACTGGACTTGGTTCATCTCGATCTGCCCGAAACTCCCGATCCCGAAACCGTGCTGCCCGATGAAATTCAGGCAGCAAATCTGGTTTTGAACGAATTGGTGAACGCTAACCCGAAACTCTCGGGCATGGGAACCACCGTGACTGCCATGCTGCTCACCGGCGACGTCCTGCAATTTGCACACATCGGAGATTCACGCGCATACCGTCTGAAAAACGGCGTTTTTGAGCAGATCAGCCACGACCATACCTTTGTCCAACGGCTTGTTGACGAGGGCCGTTTACGGCCCGAGGAAGCCGAAATACATCCGCACAAGAACGTCTTGCTCCGTGTGCTCGGTGATTCAGATGCCAGTCCCGAGTTGGACGTCGCGAAGTATCCCGTCCAGGTCGGTGAGCGGTGGATGTTGTGCTCCGACGGCTTGAATGCCGTTGTTCCCGACTCAATCACCGAACGCATCATGCGCGGCACCGCATCCCTCGAGGAAACCGTTGAGGACCTCGTGGAAACCACGCTGGCCCACGGCTCCCCCGACAACGTGACCATAGTGGTCTTTGAAATCGTTGAGGACAGCCCCGAAAACGTCCTAGAACCAGAGACCCAAGCCGATGGATTTGCGGAGCCAGCTCCCGATACCGGACAGCTGACCATCGCCGTCGGCGGAGACCTCGAGGCCAGCGCAGCGCTGATCCGCCACGAAATGTCCAAGCGCCCCCATTTGTTGGTGGGTTCTGCCGAGCTGGCGACCAAGACCGGCAATCTGCCGATCGTCACCCAGCGGTCGGGGGAAAAGCGTGCTGCGGCCATCCTTACCCACAAGACCCCCGATGAGCAGTCTGCGGCGGGCAACAACGCGGCCGCAACGGCCACGTTCCGACAGCGGCGCTGGCTGGTACCGACCTTCCTGGCTCTGATGACGCTGATTTTGGCAGTGGTGTGTGGCTGGGGCTACTTGTGGACCCAAACCCAATACTTCGTTGGCAACCAAGACGGTCACGTCGCGATCTTCCGTGGTGTGGCCCAAGATCTTGGCCCGATCAAGCTCTCGCACGTGGATTCGGTGACGGATATCCCGCTGGATGCTCTGCCGGTGTACACCCAGCAGCGCATTAAGACGGCTATCCCCGCACCGGATCTGGCCCACGCACAAACCATGGTCAACGAGTTGCTGGTCACGGCCAAGCAACGTTGCCCGGTCATCGTTCCAGAGAATCCGCAAGCGGCGGGCAACGTGCCGGTACTGCCCCCTTACTGCCAGGAGATCACCCCGTGA
- a CDS encoding FHA domain-containing protein gives MNDLVFTVLRLGFLILLWLLVLSIIGALRRDLAIGGKARVGAPTAREIRKNPSLAPPPEVPAKQQAKTLVITEGPLTGLEHPLTASPVLLGRAQEATIVLEDDYSSGRHARLFPQGTRWFIEDLGSTNGTFLGDAQLTRAQPVELGQKIRIGKTVMELRP, from the coding sequence GTGAACGACTTAGTGTTCACCGTGCTGCGGCTCGGATTCCTCATTCTTCTCTGGCTCTTGGTTTTGAGCATCATCGGCGCACTGCGTCGTGACCTTGCCATTGGCGGCAAGGCACGTGTTGGTGCCCCAACGGCGAGAGAAATCCGTAAGAACCCTTCACTCGCACCACCTCCGGAGGTTCCTGCCAAGCAGCAGGCCAAAACTCTGGTGATCACCGAGGGTCCACTCACGGGTCTTGAGCACCCGCTCACGGCAAGCCCGGTATTACTCGGACGCGCCCAAGAAGCCACGATTGTGCTCGAAGATGATTATTCCTCGGGTCGCCACGCGCGGCTATTCCCTCAGGGCACCCGCTGGTTCATTGAGGATCTCGGCTCCACCAACGGCACTTTCCTCGGTGATGCCCAGCTCACCCGCGCCCAGCCCGTTGAACTAGGTCAGAAAATCCGCATCGGCAAAACCGTCATGGAGCTGAGGCCCTAG
- a CDS encoding DUF3662 and FHA domain-containing protein, producing the protein MGIIDNVERGLEKLVTSVFRGSGNSEVKPVEIASRLRNQMDAKSMTISQSRTLAPNNFVIRLSDDDFARAREWGSPLAQELCSTALNHAKSQGYTLQGAVEVSFRKDSSLRSGDFEIDSMISDAPPASVRPSPAAPAAPPTPPREAPKRQPVLDIAGQRYALNHASIVLGRSAEADIPIDDPGVSRRHLKIEQRGTTTWAVDMGSTNGSFVNGRKIVGETQLNDGSTISMGQSRITFRLLPPTQGDRA; encoded by the coding sequence ATGGGCATCATTGACAATGTCGAGCGCGGACTTGAAAAGCTTGTCACCAGCGTCTTCCGTGGCTCCGGCAACTCCGAAGTCAAGCCCGTTGAAATCGCCTCACGCCTGCGCAATCAGATGGACGCGAAGTCCATGACCATTTCGCAGTCCCGCACTCTGGCGCCCAACAACTTCGTTATTCGTCTTTCGGACGATGATTTTGCTCGTGCCCGTGAATGGGGCTCACCGCTTGCTCAGGAGCTGTGCTCCACAGCCCTGAATCATGCCAAAAGCCAGGGTTACACCCTTCAGGGCGCGGTTGAAGTCAGTTTCCGCAAGGACAGCTCTCTGCGTTCGGGTGATTTTGAGATTGACTCAATGATCTCCGATGCCCCTCCCGCTTCGGTTCGACCATCGCCCGCGGCTCCGGCAGCACCTCCCACACCACCTCGGGAGGCGCCCAAGCGCCAGCCGGTGCTGGATATCGCCGGGCAGCGGTATGCACTGAACCATGCAAGCATTGTCTTGGGTCGATCGGCAGAGGCCGACATTCCCATCGATGATCCGGGAGTTTCCCGTCGCCACCTGAAGATCGAACAGCGCGGCACAACTACTTGGGCCGTGGATATGGGCTCTACCAACGGTAGCTTCGTTAATGGTCGAAAAATTGTCGGTGAGACCCAGTTGAACGACGGTTCCACCATTAGCATGGGGCAGTCGCGAATCACTTTCCGACTCCTCCCCCCAACCCAAGGAGACCGTGCGTGA